The following proteins are encoded in a genomic region of Dethiosulfovibrio faecalis:
- the hisG gene encoding ATP phosphoribosyltransferase — MLTIALPTGRVMKEAIELLREAGLPSKKLSNPGRELVIEEDRIRYILAKPMDVPLYVDRGVADLALVGSDVMWESGARLVELLDTGMGRCSLQVAGPPELGERFRCHRSELMWLRVASKYPRIADDHFSRRGVQVEIVHLNGSIELAPMLGMTDCILDIVQTGTTLKANGLVTLEKVASVSLRLVASRKSASLRWDGIKPVLENMKGLVGEVVA, encoded by the coding sequence ATGCTGACCATAGCCCTGCCGACGGGACGAGTGATGAAAGAGGCGATAGAACTTCTGAGGGAAGCCGGACTCCCGTCGAAAAAACTGAGCAACCCCGGCAGAGAACTGGTGATAGAGGAAGATAGAATACGCTACATCCTGGCGAAACCCATGGACGTTCCCCTCTACGTCGACAGAGGCGTGGCGGACCTCGCCCTGGTGGGAAGCGACGTGATGTGGGAATCGGGAGCCAGACTGGTGGAGCTTCTGGACACAGGTATGGGGCGATGCTCCCTCCAGGTGGCGGGACCTCCCGAGCTCGGCGAGAGGTTTCGCTGCCACCGATCGGAGCTCATGTGGCTCAGAGTCGCCAGCAAGTACCCAAGGATAGCCGACGACCACTTCTCAAGAAGAGGCGTCCAGGTGGAGATAGTCCATCTGAACGGATCGATAGAACTGGCCCCCATGCTCGGCATGACCGACTGCATACTGGACATCGTCCAGACCGGAACGACCCTCAAGGCCAACGGCCTGGTTACACTGGAAAAGGTGGCTTCCGTGTCCCTCCGGCTGGTGGCCAGCAGGAAAAGCGCATCCCTCAGATGGGACGGTATAAAGCCGGTGCTGGAGAATATGAAGGGACTGGTAGGGGAGGTGGTGGCATGA
- a CDS encoding imidazoleglycerol-phosphate dehydratase, producing the protein MITLKRETKETSICLSLEISSEERSVDIDTGCGFMDHMLTLMAFHGGMSLKISARGDDVDDHHLTEDLAIVLGSALLKSLEGRKYERYGWCALPMDGSLALVAVDLSGRGSLTMEAPFPTEKCGTFDLELIQEFWRAFSREARATVHVKALAVDNSHHLAEAIFKGAGRALGQALAESGDLNSTKGMLL; encoded by the coding sequence ATGATAACCCTTAAGAGGGAGACCAAGGAGACCTCCATATGTCTGTCTCTGGAAATCTCCTCCGAGGAAAGGTCCGTCGACATAGACACGGGATGCGGCTTTATGGACCATATGCTGACCCTGATGGCCTTCCACGGCGGGATGAGCCTTAAGATATCCGCCAGGGGAGACGACGTCGACGACCACCATCTGACGGAGGACCTCGCCATAGTCCTGGGATCCGCCCTGCTGAAGTCTCTAGAGGGCCGCAAATACGAAAGATACGGATGGTGCGCCCTGCCGATGGACGGATCTCTGGCACTGGTGGCGGTGGACCTGAGCGGCAGAGGAAGCCTCACCATGGAAGCCCCGTTTCCCACGGAGAAATGCGGCACCTTCGACCTGGAGCTGATACAGGAGTTCTGGAGGGCCTTCTCCAGGGAGGCCAGGGCCACTGTGCACGTAAAGGCCCTGGCGGTGGACAACTCACACCACCTCGCGGAGGCCATCTTCAAAGGTGCGGGACGAGCCCTCGGCCAGGCCCTGGCCGAATCGGGCGACCTGAACTCCACCAAGGGGATGCTGCTGTGA
- the hisH gene encoding imidazole glycerol phosphate synthase subunit HisH, whose product MRQVGIVEYGAGNLGNVMRALRRLGRFGVLLDSPDEIPESVSTIVLPGVGAFGPAMNSLREKGWDQALAEWADRGRPLLGICLGMQLFAEGSDENGSHRGLGLIDGKSEKLDMTPLPHMGWNDISTEDPILKPFDGSYLYFVHSYGLKSSKDRAATTEAGNVAFVSAVRKGSVMGLQFHPERSGDVGHAMLDRILEELGR is encoded by the coding sequence GTGAGACAGGTGGGCATAGTGGAATACGGCGCCGGGAACCTGGGCAACGTGATGAGGGCCCTTAGAAGGCTCGGCAGATTCGGCGTGCTGCTCGATTCCCCCGACGAGATCCCCGAATCCGTATCCACCATCGTTCTGCCCGGAGTCGGGGCCTTCGGACCGGCGATGAATTCTCTGAGGGAAAAAGGCTGGGACCAAGCCCTTGCCGAATGGGCCGATAGAGGAAGACCCCTCCTCGGAATATGTCTCGGAATGCAGCTCTTCGCCGAGGGAAGCGACGAAAACGGAAGTCACCGAGGCCTGGGGCTCATAGATGGAAAATCGGAAAAACTGGACATGACCCCTCTACCCCACATGGGATGGAACGACATCTCCACGGAGGACCCCATACTCAAGCCCTTCGACGGCAGCTACCTTTACTTCGTCCACAGCTACGGCCTTAAAAGCTCAAAGGACCGGGCAGCCACGACCGAGGCGGGAAACGTCGCCTTCGTCTCCGCCGTAAGGAAAGGCTCCGTCATGGGGCTTCAGTTTCACCCGGAACGAAGCGGCGACGTGGGACACGCCATGCTGGACCGAATACTGGAGGAACTAGGCCGATGA
- a CDS encoding HisA/HisF-related TIM barrel protein, producing MNKIEIYPAIDLYGRKIVRLTGGNFEKIKEYGDDPVETALSFAEAGARWIHLIDLEGAGKGSPVHLKELEKVAASTGLPVQYGGGLRTEEDVALALASGAKRVYLGSLLFKGSPSTLWERFGNAIVPSVDVKNGTVALSGWTEVTQLPPEKAITELLRIGYSTFLVTSVSRDGTAAGPDLKLYEKLRKTDGQILAAGGIRDKKDLSDLAKIGVSGAVLGKSIYEGTVDLREAVEEFGIC from the coding sequence ATGAATAAAATCGAGATATACCCAGCCATAGACCTATACGGCCGAAAGATCGTCAGATTGACCGGAGGAAACTTCGAAAAGATAAAGGAATACGGAGACGACCCGGTGGAAACCGCCCTATCCTTCGCAGAGGCGGGAGCCCGTTGGATACACCTTATAGATCTGGAGGGAGCGGGAAAAGGCTCTCCGGTCCACCTGAAAGAGCTGGAAAAGGTGGCAGCCTCCACCGGCCTGCCGGTTCAATACGGAGGGGGACTGAGAACGGAGGAGGACGTAGCCCTCGCACTCGCCTCCGGAGCGAAAAGGGTATATCTGGGAAGCCTGCTGTTCAAGGGCTCGCCGAGTACCCTCTGGGAAAGGTTCGGCAACGCCATCGTGCCCTCGGTAGACGTCAAAAACGGAACCGTGGCTCTGTCAGGATGGACCGAGGTAACCCAACTCCCTCCGGAGAAAGCTATAACGGAACTCCTCCGTATCGGCTACTCCACCTTTCTGGTCACGTCGGTATCCAGAGACGGCACCGCCGCCGGACCGGACCTGAAGCTCTACGAAAAACTGAGAAAAACGGATGGACAGATCCTGGCGGCGGGAGGCATAAGGGACAAAAAAGACCTGTCCGACCTGGCGAAGATCGGAGTATCCGGAGCCGTGCTCGGCAAAAGCATCTACGAAGGCACGGTAGATCTCCGAGAGGCCGTCGAGGAGTTCGGGATATGCTGA
- the hisF gene encoding imidazole glycerol phosphate synthase subunit HisF, translating into MLTKRIIPCLDVKNGRVVKGINFVNLKDAGDPAELAGLYSSEGADELVLLDISASEERRTTMAEWVKAVADRLTIPFTVGGGISSTEQAREIIALGADKISLNTAAVKDPSLIERCSRLLGSQAVVVAVDVKRENDRWAVYIQGGAKKTDLDGLEWVEKVQKLGCGEILLTSMDGDGTEAGYDLELLRRVSLETTVPVIASGGAGKEEHILQAFRAGADAALAASIFHYGKLRIGQVKDYLAGAKIPVRI; encoded by the coding sequence ATGCTGACAAAGAGGATAATACCCTGCCTGGACGTCAAGAACGGACGGGTGGTAAAGGGAATAAACTTCGTAAACCTGAAGGACGCCGGGGATCCGGCGGAGCTGGCGGGGCTCTACTCCTCCGAGGGAGCGGACGAGCTTGTCCTGCTCGACATAAGCGCATCGGAGGAAAGGAGGACCACCATGGCCGAATGGGTGAAAGCCGTGGCGGATCGCCTGACCATTCCCTTCACCGTCGGAGGAGGAATCTCCTCGACGGAACAGGCCAGAGAGATAATAGCCCTCGGAGCGGACAAGATCTCCCTGAACACCGCCGCGGTAAAAGATCCCTCTCTGATAGAGAGATGTTCGAGACTGCTGGGGAGCCAGGCCGTGGTGGTGGCGGTGGACGTCAAGAGGGAAAACGACCGCTGGGCCGTCTACATACAGGGAGGCGCGAAAAAAACCGACCTGGACGGACTGGAATGGGTAGAAAAAGTCCAGAAACTGGGCTGCGGCGAGATACTCCTGACATCGATGGACGGAGACGGAACGGAGGCGGGCTACGACCTCGAGCTTCTGAGACGGGTATCCCTGGAAACCACCGTCCCGGTGATAGCCTCGGGAGGAGCGGGAAAGGAAGAACACATACTTCAGGCATTTCGAGCCGGAGCGGACGCAGCCCTGGCAGCGTCCATCTTCCACTACGGCAAGCTGAGAATAGGACAGGTAAAAGACTACCTCGCCGGGGCGAAAATCCCGGTCAGGATATGA
- the hisIE gene encoding bifunctional phosphoribosyl-AMP cyclohydrolase/phosphoribosyl-ATP diphosphatase HisIE, which produces MKPEDIKYGPDGLVPVVIQDADSGEVLMLAYGNEESMRLTLERGEMVFYSRSRKEIWHKGMTSGNRLPLASLQIDCDCDAVLARVRPMGPACHTGETSCFYRFIHGNDDDSPVFLGRLWAYLKKRSQDSTEESYTARLIAGPKSRVAQKIGEEGVETALAIATEDRGQTVYEAADLVYHLLVGLLASDLSPGEIWRELKKRHKSG; this is translated from the coding sequence ATGAAACCGGAAGACATAAAATACGGCCCCGACGGCCTGGTGCCGGTGGTGATACAGGACGCCGACAGCGGAGAGGTCCTCATGCTGGCCTACGGAAACGAGGAGTCAATGAGGCTGACCCTGGAGAGAGGCGAGATGGTATTCTACAGTCGATCCAGAAAAGAGATATGGCACAAGGGGATGACAAGCGGCAACAGGCTGCCTCTGGCATCGTTGCAGATAGACTGCGACTGCGACGCAGTCCTTGCCAGAGTGCGTCCCATGGGACCGGCGTGCCACACAGGAGAGACCAGCTGCTTCTATCGCTTCATCCATGGGAACGACGACGACTCTCCCGTTTTTCTGGGCCGTCTGTGGGCTTACCTGAAGAAGAGATCCCAGGACTCGACGGAGGAAAGCTACACGGCCAGACTGATCGCCGGGCCCAAGAGCCGGGTCGCCCAGAAGATCGGAGAGGAAGGGGTGGAGACGGCCCTGGCGATAGCCACCGAGGACAGGGGACAGACTGTCTACGAGGCGGCGGACCTAGTCTACCACCTGCTGGTGGGGCTATTGGCTTCGGACCTGTCTCCGGGAGAGATATGGAGAGAGCTGAAAAAAAGACATAAAAGCGGATAG
- a CDS encoding ABC transporter substrate-binding protein, with protein sequence MSFRSLGLALFLLLLTALSSTATEVPRSVEEGWAWPIAVIPPSDGWDSPSGLSVAPVVEYAQGLVNDSIEGIKEHDVFFRLESGDVFDSSDMARWRKEGFLAVVSFADERVNRVLADSWRQGDPVLLLADDSSTALRDEKEVVKAGLFALDLHDSYVTRAAVETAVSILPPASEVGLLSDRLAEYLSRGARAVSRGLREGGLNSQVFWVAGGGTDSFSMMAQEMLGFGSDMVVVWMTDMAAREFYRQLRVLDGSVPVWSGGVSLDGIVGLEGIMTADQDLPLRSDKAIKTLKTDVWDATRVRVPDSPLAAKAYACCQWVFQGLRDAEKADSEHLAKVMASTKGIPLGSESLEINPVTHRPSVKKVAVVRAKGGKWVQGEMLFLSESGAGYYFGTPKDER encoded by the coding sequence GTGAGTTTCCGAAGTTTGGGATTGGCCCTTTTTCTCCTTTTGCTGACGGCACTGTCGTCGACGGCGACCGAGGTTCCCCGCTCGGTGGAGGAGGGATGGGCCTGGCCGATCGCGGTGATCCCGCCTTCCGACGGCTGGGATAGCCCTTCCGGTCTGTCTGTGGCTCCCGTGGTGGAATACGCTCAAGGGCTTGTAAACGACAGCATCGAGGGGATAAAGGAACACGACGTATTCTTCCGCCTGGAGTCGGGCGACGTGTTCGATTCCTCCGACATGGCTCGTTGGAGGAAAGAGGGCTTTCTGGCTGTCGTATCCTTTGCCGACGAGAGGGTCAACCGTGTGCTGGCCGATTCGTGGCGACAGGGAGACCCGGTGCTGCTCCTGGCGGACGATTCCTCTACCGCCTTGAGAGACGAAAAGGAGGTCGTAAAGGCCGGGCTTTTTGCCCTTGACCTTCACGATTCTTACGTGACAAGGGCCGCCGTCGAGACCGCCGTATCCATCCTTCCTCCCGCAAGCGAGGTGGGACTTTTATCCGATCGTCTGGCCGAGTATCTTTCCAGAGGAGCCAGAGCCGTCTCCAGAGGTCTTAGAGAGGGAGGGCTCAATTCCCAGGTTTTCTGGGTTGCCGGAGGGGGCACCGATTCGTTTTCCATGATGGCTCAGGAGATGCTGGGCTTCGGATCCGATATGGTAGTGGTCTGGATGACCGACATGGCAGCCAGGGAGTTCTACAGGCAGTTGAGGGTGCTGGACGGATCCGTCCCGGTATGGTCCGGTGGGGTCTCTCTGGACGGTATCGTCGGTTTGGAGGGGATAATGACCGCCGATCAGGACCTTCCTTTGAGGTCGGATAAGGCTATCAAGACCCTCAAGACAGACGTCTGGGACGCCACCAGGGTTCGGGTTCCGGACAGCCCTCTGGCGGCCAAGGCCTATGCCTGCTGTCAGTGGGTATTCCAGGGGCTTAGAGACGCGGAGAAGGCCGATTCCGAACATCTGGCCAAGGTCATGGCGTCCACCAAGGGGATTCCTCTAGGGTCGGAGAGCTTGGAGATAAACCCCGTTACCCATCGTCCTTCTGTGAAGAAGGTGGCGGTAGTGAGGGCCAAGGGAGGAAAATGGGTTCAGGGGGAGATGTTGTTTCTTTCCGAGTCCGGAGCCGGCTATTACTTCGGAACCCCTAAAGACGAACGCTGA
- a CDS encoding adenosine-specific kinase has translation MAEISRWCVEDMVIPENCNIVLGQSHFIKTVEDLYEALVTSSPSLEFGIAFCEASGDCLIRKDGNTPDLVETAVENAGKIAAGHSFVVLLRNGYPINVLDRIKGCQEVCRIFAATANPIQVLIAETEQGRGVVGVVDGFVPKGIESGNDVAARKSLLRDIIGYKR, from the coding sequence ATGGCTGAGATTTCGAGATGGTGCGTCGAGGATATGGTCATTCCGGAGAACTGCAACATAGTGTTGGGACAGAGCCATTTCATAAAGACCGTAGAGGACCTTTACGAGGCTCTTGTGACCTCGTCGCCCTCGCTGGAATTCGGCATCGCTTTCTGCGAGGCCTCGGGAGATTGTCTCATTCGAAAGGACGGCAACACTCCCGACCTGGTCGAGACGGCGGTTGAGAACGCCGGAAAGATCGCTGCTGGTCATAGTTTCGTCGTCCTTTTGAGAAACGGCTATCCCATAAACGTGTTGGACCGTATAAAAGGGTGTCAGGAGGTGTGCCGGATTTTCGCCGCCACGGCGAATCCGATTCAGGTTTTGATCGCGGAGACGGAGCAGGGCAGAGGGGTGGTCGGCGTCGTGGACGGCTTCGTTCCCAAGGGGATCGAGTCCGGGAACGACGTAGCGGCCAGAAAGAGCCTTCTCAGAGACATAATAGGATATAAACGGTGA